A single window of Bombus pascuorum chromosome 1, iyBomPasc1.1, whole genome shotgun sequence DNA harbors:
- the LOC132909780 gene encoding death-associated protein kinase 1-like isoform X4 — protein MMPGTSRKLGTSNGGPEWDTLMEVHHEPIEKNYKLLEEIGKGQFAIVRKCMEIKTGEFYAAKIMRKRRVARGVAAEDIAREAGLLARLRHPNIVSLHKVVDTGTTVVLLLELISGGELFHWVPSGELEAAHVVRQVLMALSHLHSHQVAHLDIKPENILLSTPPPMPNIKLIDLGLSHRLVPGSEHRALFGTPEFVAPEIVNYEPLSLGTDLWAVGVLTYILLSGASPFLGEDKQETYANVAACQYQFDNEYFSTVSEIAKDFIRSLLIKDPKERGTAESCLKHPWILTESEASQGLGGAMISAVKRGCVEAVSQLLLQGAPLNVKDSKEDTLLHIACEAGDEGMVTFLIENGIDLDTPNKKGLTPLHVAARYGFINLVRHLCLAGCDVDKTNRGIRADVTAIKYGHPDIASLLDKLRNPIQRENYIKQLQPTHRPIDRLHIRLLGHCASGKSSLINSLKSGIFSFGFFRRSRSQNYTTKREPSIELDVTSKHGSLSFEYSDSEYEGTQGVEWSRGNVGGECIFWELCGREEFLPSYHYVLTFQQPVVHLITVSLREPLTIQLQQVKFWLRFISDRIASTNFGFGGKYNDVKVILVGTYAPEPLAPNTNSASLLASLLPFLREFALILGDEPQMVAVDATNPSSPGLKLLRSYLNNARMEFLESALVWTGLAESWRSYMQSLEVPPVMLTQEEFLKEVRKINPLVSLEHCRHLGLQLQNLGECMLLPGNLVVLSPEWFWQDVINWQLSLEQRGRLGGRTTGVYALEDFQARCPCPAGQALQALQAVNLCVPCEVDDDEVEYEIPCLNLVERLPGLWEPWKSCSNVLPHTGLRLSPSEAPLYHLTAVFPHLQAQLRKITQTWDPSNSDLYQWWRGSKLCIGPCESIITFEEEEQSCIEIRVRGPRGTSAQCFALFSIILDAIETTIELVAPGMLLERHWLSPSQLREYDEVIHSWEPAPVISALIDKGLEEATLKNPLNGQEETVWEIVGCGLPLIESCLPGPKQPIKQIKSAVQRRLAQMLDPPDHHGRDWCLLAVRLGLGDRVAQLDSTVDSPTLRLLNTAGADCTVGSLIQQLRALDREDAVHLLLSYTPTYILSTAADSETGSNLSR, from the exons ATGATGCCAGGCACGTCTCGCAAATTGGGAACTTCGAACGGTG gCCCTGAGTGGGACACTTTAATGGAGGTTCACCATGAACCAATTGAAAAAAACTATAAGTTACTGGAAGAAATTGGAAA agGACAATTTGCAATAGTACGGAAATGTATGGAAATAAAGACTGGAGAGTTTTATGCTGCCAAAATTATGAGAAAAAGACGAGTTGCCAGAGGTGTGGCAGCTGAAGACATTG cTCGAGAAGCAGGTTTATTAGCACGACTAAGACATCCAAATATTGTTTCATTGCACAAAGTTGTTGACACAGGCACAACAGTTGTTTTACttttagaattaatttcaGGAGGAGAACTTTTTCATTGGGTACCATCTGGTGAATTAGAAGCTGCACATGtg gtTCGTCAAGTTTTAATGGCTCTTAGTCATTTACATTCTCATCAAGTTGCTCATTTAGATATCAAACCTGAAAATATCTTGTTATCAACTCCACCGCCAAtgccaaatataaaattaatag ATCTAGGTCTTTCACATCGATTAGTACCTGGATCTGAACACAGAGCATTATTTGGTACACCTGAGTTTGTTGCTCctgaaattgtaaattatgaaCCACTCAGTTTGGGAACTGATCTTTGGGCAGTTGGTGTTTTAACATATATTCTCTTAAGTGGTGCATCACCATTTCTAGGTGAAGATAAACAAGAAACTTATGCGAATGTTGCTGCTTGTCAATATCAGTTTGACAATGAATATTTCAGTACAGTGTCTGAAATTGCCAAAGATTTCATACGATCCTTGTTGATCAAGGATCCAAA aGAAAGAGGAACCGCAGAATCGTGCCTTAAACATCCTTGGATCCTCACG GAATCAGAAGCCTCTCAAGGTCTTGGTGGAGCAATGATCAGTGCCGTTAAACGAGGCTGTGTTGAGGCTGTGTCTCAGTTACTATTGCAAGGAGCACCATTGAATGTGAAAGATTCT AAAGAAGATACGCTTTTACATATAGCTTGTGAAGCAGGGGATGAAGGAATGGTAACTTTTTTAATAGAGAATGGAATAGACTTGGATACACCGAACAAGAAAGGCTTAACACCACTACATGTGGCTGCTAGATATGGTTTCATTAATCTTGTTAGACATTTGTGCCTTGCTGGTTGTGATGTTGATAAAACAAATCGTGGAATTAGAGCGGATGTAACAGCAATCAAATACGGACATCCAGATATTGCATCATTGTTGGATAAGCTTCGAAAT cCCATTCAacgtgaaaattatattaaacagTTACAACCAACACACAGACCAATAGATCGTTTACACATAAGACTTTTAGGACATTGTGCATCAGGAAAATcatctttaataaattctttaaaatcgGGTATTTTTAGTTTTGGATTTTTTAGAAGATCAAGAAGTCAGAATTATACTACAaag AGGGAACCAAGTATTGAATTAGATGTAACTAGTAAGCACGGCTCACTTAGTTTTGAGTACAGTGACAGTGAATATGAAGGTACACAAGGAGTAGAATGGAGTCGCGGTAATGTAG gtGGTGAATGTATCTTTTGGGAGTTATGCGGTCGGGAAGAATTTTTACCATCTTATCACTATGTACTCACTTTTCAACAACCTGTTGTACACCTTATTACAGTTAGTCTTAGAGAACCACTCACTATACAACTTCAGCAAGTAAAATTTTGGCTACGATTTATTTCAGATCGTATTGCATCAACTAATTTTG GTTTTGGTGGTAAATATAATGATGTAAAAGTAATCTTAGTCGGTACTTATGCTCCAGAACCTCTTGCTCCAAATACAAATAGTGCAAGCCTTCTTGCCTCTCTGTTACCTTTTTTGAGAGAGTTCGCACTAATTTTGGGAGATGAACCCCAAATGGTCGCAGTGGATGCAACTAATCCTTCTAGCCCTGGTCTGAAACTTCTAAGATCTTACTTGAATAATGCAAGGATGGAATTTTTAGAG agTGCACTAGTGTGGACTGGTCTTGCTGAATCTTGGAGATCGTACATGCAATCATTAGAAGTACCTCCAGTTATGCTAACACAGGAGGAATTTTTGAAGGAAGTGAGAAAAATTAATCCATTAGTTTCCTTAGAGCACTGTAGACACCTTGGCTTACAATTACAG aatttagGAGAATGTATGCTTCTTCCTGGGAATTTAGTAGTTTTAAGTCCGGAATGGTTTTGGCAGGATGTAATAAATTGGCAATTAAGCCTAGAACAAAGAGGACGTCTTGGTGGCCGTACTACAGGGGTTTATGCTTTAGAAGATTTTCAGGctcgttgtccttgtcctgCAGGACAAGCTTTACAAGCTTTACAGGCTGTAAATTTATGTGTGCCG TGCGAAGTAGATGATGATGAAGTAGAATATGAAATACCATGTTTAAATCTCGTCGAGCGTTTACCAGGATTATGGGAACCATGGAAATCTTGCTCTAATGTTTTACCTCATACTGGTCTTCGTCTTTCTCCATCTGAAGCACCCTTATATCATTTGACTGCAGTATTTCCACATTTACaa GCACAATTGAGGAAAATTACACAAACATGGGATCCATCAAATTCAGATTTATATCAATGGTGGAGAGGATCAAAATTATGTATTGGTCCTTGTGAAAGTATTATTActttcgaagaagaagaacagaGTTGTATAGAGATAAGAGTACGTGGACCGCGAGGTACCAGTGCTCAGTGTTTCGCCCTTTTCAGCATTATTCTCGATGCTATTGAAACAACGATTGAATTAGTTGCTCCTGGCATGTTACTTGAAAGACATTGGTTAAGTCCTAGTCAACTTCGGGAATATGATGAA gTAATACATTCTTGGGAACCAGCACCAGTTATATCAGCTTTAATTGATAAAGGTCTTGAAGAAGCAACACTCAAAAATCCTTTAAATGGTCAAGAAGAAACTGTATGGGAAATAGTAGGTTGTGGACTACCTTTAATAGAAAGTTGTCTTCCTGGACCAAAGCAAccaataaaacaaattaagtCTGCTGTACAAAGAAGATTGGCGCAAATGCTCGATCCCCCCGATCATCATGGAAGAGATTGGTGTTTACTTGCTGTGAGACTAGGTTTGGGAGATCGAGTCGCGCAACTAGATAGTACAGTAGACAGTCCAACGTTAAG ATTACTTAACACGGCAGGTGCTGATTGCACCGTAGGATCTTTAATACAACAACTGCGAGCTCTTGATCGGGAAGATGCTGTACATCTTTTGCTCTCTTATACAccgacatatatattgtcAACAGCTGCTGATTCTGAAACAGGATCTAATCTTTCTAGATGA